From Myxococcales bacterium, the proteins below share one genomic window:
- a CDS encoding Hsp70 family protein, translating into MSESLRRISADAGRAAGVFRVFAADDAELARVLTSNTSPEGIFLPNPQPPPVGTTMKLEALTREGRLRICAADVVVVGTVTDEGRSGMTLQVARVEVGCGEDVRYALERAPAPPPPRAPVDGSAPAVGIDLGTTFTCAAIVEDGEPKVIRSRLGYNTIPSMVTFDDQGLPVAGHVAERRMVLEPENVVYGSKRIIGRTYTSSLAAQLNAHVKFGLTSDPDGMVAIKLGERVLSPTEIAACILAEIKKVAEAELRRPVTRVVVTVPAAFTENQRSAVRTAAARAGLDLMRIVNEPTAAGLVFGHGSGERKKILVFDLGGGTFDVSILSLEGSVYRVLATAGDMFLGGVDIDNALAALLRERLTAEHGDRLGLDRRGEERILAAARELKHTLSEQRTATAAVPNLRVTGVEKTTIDVNYTVKREDFEARARPVVERTIRICDDALAIAGLKPRDIDDVLLVGGQTRMPFVIALVEEHFGRKASKRVHPDEVVALGAAILATMYDKAGAPVLSDVLPLPIGVAEPDGLMKIVLARNATLPAEAKLELEAAPGEPLEVAVFQGDAQYAKSNEFLGAFTCPVEPLASPSTRTPGGAAGDADAGAPQKIEVSFALSNECILTVTTKNLATGLETTHELTTQQTSDEVLERLGRDRVGAKLPPKRPDARPPPSQRGVAKPKATGFWAWLMRLFGRE; encoded by the coding sequence GTGAGCGAGAGTTTGAGGCGCATCAGCGCGGACGCCGGCCGAGCGGCGGGGGTGTTCCGGGTCTTCGCGGCAGACGACGCGGAGCTCGCACGCGTCCTCACGAGCAACACGAGCCCCGAGGGAATCTTCCTCCCGAACCCGCAGCCGCCGCCCGTCGGCACGACCATGAAGCTCGAGGCGCTCACCCGTGAGGGGCGCCTCCGCATCTGCGCGGCCGACGTGGTGGTCGTGGGCACGGTGACCGACGAGGGGCGCTCCGGCATGACTCTCCAGGTGGCCCGCGTCGAGGTGGGCTGCGGCGAGGACGTACGCTACGCCCTCGAGCGCGCCCCCGCGCCGCCGCCGCCTCGCGCGCCGGTCGACGGGAGCGCGCCCGCGGTGGGGATCGATCTCGGCACCACGTTCACGTGCGCGGCCATCGTCGAGGACGGTGAGCCCAAGGTGATCCGTTCACGCCTCGGGTACAACACGATCCCGTCCATGGTCACCTTCGACGACCAGGGCCTCCCGGTCGCAGGGCACGTCGCCGAGCGTCGCATGGTCCTCGAGCCCGAGAACGTGGTGTACGGCTCAAAGCGCATCATCGGCCGCACCTACACGAGCAGCCTCGCCGCGCAGCTCAACGCCCACGTGAAGTTCGGGCTCACGTCCGATCCCGACGGCATGGTCGCGATCAAGCTCGGCGAGCGCGTGCTCTCCCCCACCGAGATCGCCGCCTGCATCCTCGCGGAGATCAAGAAGGTCGCCGAGGCCGAGCTGCGGCGGCCCGTCACGCGCGTGGTGGTCACCGTGCCGGCGGCGTTCACGGAGAACCAGCGCAGCGCCGTGCGCACGGCGGCCGCGCGCGCCGGGCTCGACCTCATGCGCATCGTGAACGAGCCCACCGCGGCGGGCCTCGTGTTCGGGCACGGCAGCGGCGAGCGGAAGAAGATCCTGGTGTTCGACCTCGGGGGCGGCACGTTCGACGTGTCGATCCTCTCGCTCGAGGGCAGCGTGTACCGGGTGCTCGCGACCGCCGGCGACATGTTCCTGGGTGGTGTCGACATCGACAACGCCCTCGCCGCGCTCCTGCGCGAGCGCCTCACCGCCGAGCACGGCGATCGCCTGGGGCTCGACCGCCGCGGCGAGGAGCGCATCTTGGCGGCGGCGCGGGAGCTGAAACACACGCTCTCCGAGCAGCGCACCGCGACCGCGGCGGTGCCGAACCTCCGCGTGACCGGCGTCGAGAAGACCACGATTGATGTAAACTACACCGTCAAGCGCGAGGACTTCGAGGCCCGCGCGCGGCCGGTGGTGGAGCGCACCATCCGCATCTGCGACGACGCGCTCGCGATCGCGGGGCTCAAGCCTCGCGACATCGACGATGTGCTGCTCGTGGGCGGCCAGACCCGCATGCCCTTCGTCATCGCGCTCGTGGAGGAACACTTCGGGCGCAAGGCGTCGAAGCGCGTGCACCCCGACGAGGTGGTGGCCCTCGGCGCGGCCATCCTCGCCACCATGTACGACAAGGCCGGCGCGCCTGTGCTGTCCGACGTGCTCCCGCTGCCCATCGGCGTCGCCGAGCCCGACGGGCTCATGAAGATCGTGCTCGCACGCAACGCGACGTTGCCCGCCGAAGCGAAGCTCGAGCTCGAGGCGGCGCCCGGCGAGCCGCTCGAGGTGGCCGTGTTCCAGGGCGACGCGCAGTACGCGAAGTCGAACGAGTTCTTGGGCGCGTTCACGTGCCCCGTCGAGCCGCTCGCGTCGCCCTCGACGCGCACGCCGGGGGGCGCCGCAGGCGACGCCGACGCGGGCGCCCCACAGAAGATCGAGGTGAGCTTCGCCCTCAGCAACGAGTGCATCCTCACGGTCACCACGAAGAACCTGGCGACCGGCCTCGAGACCACGCACGAGCTCACGACGCAGCAGACCTCGGACGAGGTGCTCGAGCGCCTGGGCCGCGACCGCGTGGGCGCGAAGCTGCCGCCGAAGCGCCCTGACGCGAGGCCGCCGCCCTCCCAGCGCGGCGTCGCCAAGCCCAAGGCGACGGGCTTCTGGGCGTGGCTGATGAGGCTCTTCGGCCGGGAGTGA
- a CDS encoding DUF1016 family protein: protein MVAYKVAEQRATKSAATPNARSFGDLRGAFSIGSPAHERALSSTGRTPRARRREPGGVVKKPPRKKAVAATKPATASHEDALFARVIDIIEAARGHVARSVNTATVQAYWLIGREIVEVEQHGEKRAGYGARVIEGLAKRLAGRVGKGFSVPNLRNMRQFYLTYPEGSALPGALGGGTSRPEKRSALPSVSASWKIRSAVPSESRRGIRTAALTETAGVPAPFPPYLGWTHYLLLMRVANPTARAFYEIEAARESWASRELERQIASLLFERLAKSRDKEKVLALARRGHEVEVPADVLKDPFVLEFLGLDERSHWRERDLEQAIIDRIEGFLLELGKGFCFVARQKRVTLEGDHFYVDLVFYNRLLRCFVLVDLKLGKLTHQDLGQMQMYVNFFDRFQRAEHEAKTIGIVLCSEKNDAMAKITLPENNEQILAARYQMYLPTEEELRAELAREREAAERALRLAADVKVPGDG, encoded by the coding sequence ATGGTGGCGTATAAAGTCGCCGAACAGAGAGCAACAAAGAGCGCAGCGACGCCCAACGCTCGGTCCTTCGGGGACTTGCGCGGGGCCTTCTCCATCGGGTCACCAGCGCATGAGCGAGCACTGTCCAGCACCGGAAGAACACCACGCGCGCGTCGCCGCGAGCCGGGTGGCGTCGTGAAGAAGCCGCCTCGCAAGAAGGCCGTCGCGGCGACGAAGCCAGCGACCGCGAGCCACGAGGACGCGCTCTTCGCTCGCGTCATCGACATTATCGAGGCGGCGCGCGGTCACGTCGCGCGCTCGGTCAACACGGCGACCGTGCAGGCCTACTGGCTCATCGGGCGCGAGATCGTCGAGGTCGAGCAGCACGGCGAGAAGCGCGCGGGCTACGGCGCGCGCGTGATCGAGGGGCTCGCAAAGCGCCTGGCAGGGCGAGTCGGCAAGGGCTTCAGCGTCCCGAACCTCCGCAACATGCGGCAGTTCTACCTCACGTACCCCGAGGGGTCGGCGCTGCCCGGGGCGCTTGGCGGCGGGACGAGTCGCCCCGAGAAACGCTCGGCGCTGCCTAGCGTTTCGGCGTCGTGGAAGATTCGCTCGGCAGTGCCTAGCGAATCGCGCAGAGGCATTCGGACAGCGGCGCTGACCGAAACTGCCGGCGTGCCCGCGCCCTTTCCGCCGTACCTCGGGTGGACGCACTACCTGCTCCTCATGCGGGTCGCGAACCCGACGGCGCGCGCGTTCTACGAGATCGAGGCCGCGCGCGAGAGCTGGGCGAGCCGCGAGCTGGAGCGGCAGATCGCGTCGCTCCTGTTCGAGCGTCTCGCGAAGAGCCGCGACAAGGAGAAGGTCCTCGCGCTCGCTCGGCGCGGACACGAGGTCGAGGTGCCCGCCGACGTGCTGAAGGACCCTTTCGTGCTCGAGTTCCTCGGGCTCGACGAGCGGTCCCACTGGCGCGAGCGCGATCTCGAGCAGGCCATCATCGATCGCATCGAGGGCTTCCTCCTCGAGCTCGGCAAGGGCTTCTGCTTCGTCGCGCGGCAGAAGCGCGTGACGCTCGAGGGCGATCACTTCTACGTCGACCTCGTCTTTTACAACCGCCTGCTCCGCTGCTTCGTGCTCGTCGATCTCAAGCTCGGCAAGCTCACGCACCAGGACCTCGGGCAGATGCAGATGTACGTGAACTTCTTCGACCGCTTCCAGCGCGCGGAGCACGAGGCGAAGACCATCGGCATCGTCCTCTGCTCGGAGAAGAACGACGCGATGGCGAAGATCACCCTGCCCGAGAACAACGAGCAGATCCTCGCCGCGCGCTACCAGATGTACCTGCCCACGGAGGAGGAGCTGCGCGCCGAGCTGGCCCGCGAGCGCGAGGCCGCGGAGCGCGCGCTGCGGCTCGCGGCGGACGTGAAGGTTCCGGGCGATGGCTGA